One window of Anaerolineales bacterium genomic DNA carries:
- a CDS encoding bifunctional nuclease family protein, whose translation MSGMIEVMIDSIRVHLMAPQRVVVLKQVDAERYLTIWVGPYEAEAITVALQEVEMVRPLTHDLLKNVFKAFNARIIRVEIVKLQDDIYYGNIVAEADGREIHIDSRSSDAIAIAARAHVPILVHPSVMETAAVEPDQDMPESSAPAQRTAPPPLSEEASDRLSVFKDFIEKLDIDDPNKDNPDSPPAKT comes from the coding sequence ATGTCTGGAATGATAGAGGTCATGATCGACAGCATTCGCGTGCATTTAATGGCACCCCAGCGCGTGGTGGTGTTGAAGCAGGTCGATGCCGAACGGTATCTCACCATCTGGGTCGGACCGTACGAAGCGGAAGCGATCACGGTCGCATTGCAGGAAGTCGAAATGGTCCGCCCGTTGACCCATGACCTGCTCAAAAACGTCTTCAAGGCGTTCAATGCGCGCATCATCCGCGTCGAGATCGTCAAACTGCAGGACGACATCTACTACGGTAACATCGTCGCCGAGGCCGACGGGCGCGAGATCCACATCGACTCGCGATCCTCCGACGCCATCGCCATTGCCGCGCGCGCGCACGTCCCGATCCTCGTTCATCCCAGCGTGATGGAAACGGCGGCGGTCGAGCCGGATCAGGATATGCCGGAGAGCAGCGCCCCCGCCCAAAGAACCGCCCCGCCTCCTTTAAGTGAAGAAGCGAGCGATCGGCTCTCCGTCTTCAAGGATTTCATCGAGAAACTGGATATCGACGACCCCAATAAGGATAACCCCGACTCGCCACCCGCCAAAACCTGA